The sequence below is a genomic window from Microbacterium sp. cx-55.
ATCACGACCTTCGGCATGAACCGGATGAGGCGCTGCACCTCGAGGATGTGCAGGCGCCCGGCGCGTGCGGGATTCTGCACCGAGGTCTCTTCGTCGGAGTACTTGTACCCGTCGCGGCCCCGGATCCGCTGGTCGCCGCCGGAGCAGAACGCCCAGCCGCCGTCCTTCGGACTCGGACCGTTGCCGGTCAGCAGCACCACGCCGATCCGCGGGTTCTGACGTGCATCGTCGAGGGCGCGGTAGAGCTCGTCGACCGTATGGGGCCGGAACGCGTTCCGCACCTCGGGCCGGTCGAACGCGATCCGGGCGATGCGCCCGTCCCGGGAGATGTGCGACGTGATGTCGGTGAAGGCCTCCGCACCGGGCGCGACCTCCCAGACGCTCTCGTCGAACAGCTCGGATACGCTCACGCGCGCCCGCCGTTCTTCGCATCGCGCCAGGCGAGCCAGGTGCGGACGATCTCGACGTCGTAGTCGGGGCCGTTGACACCGAGCGTGAACAGGCGCGTGCCGGCGTCGAACAGCGCGTCGGCCGACGCCGCGTCGCGGTCCTTCAGCTCGTTCGAGACGATCAGCCCGGAGACATCGCGCTCTTCGGTCTCGGCCCAGCGCTCGATCACGCCGACCTTGTGGGCGATCTCCTGCGGGTCGACGAAGCTGTGCCAGATGTCGGCGTGACGCGCGACGAGGCGGAGGGTCTTCTGCTCGCCCTTGCCGCCGATCAGGATCGGGATGTGGCGGGTGGGGGCAGGGTTCAGCGTCGACCAGCGTGCCGTGACCCGGCCGAGGCCATCGCCCAGGTCGTTCAGGCGGGAACCGGCCGTGCCGAACTCGTAGCCGTACTCGTCGTAGTCGCGCTCGAACCACCCGGAACCGGTGCCGAAGATGAACCGGCCCTCGCCGCCCTTCGCGCTGATGTGGTCGATCGTGCGGGCCATGTCGGCCTGCAGATCGGGGTTGCGGTAGCTGTTGCAGTTCACCAGCGCACCGAACTCGACCCGCTCGGTCTGCTCGGCCCACGCGGCGAGCATCGTCCACGACTCGAAGTGCGCGCCATCCGGGTCGCCGTAGAGCGGGAAGAAGTGGTCCCAGTTGAAGAGGATGTCCACGCCCATGTCCTCGAAGCGCAGGGCGGCATCGCGGATGTCGGTGTAGGTCGCGTGCTGGGGCTGGATCTGCACGCCGAGGCGTACCGGAGTGTCGAGAAGGGGCATGGCCACAAGCCTAGGACCGCGACACTGCCCGTGGCGGGATGATGGCAGCATGAGCTCCTCCGTTCCTGCCCTAACCGACCTCCTCGCGACCGCGCGCGTCGTCGCCCTTCCGCTCGTGACACGCTTCCGCGGCATCGAGGTGCGGGAGGCGCTCGTCTTCGAGGGCCCGGAGGGGTGGGCGGAGTTCGCGCCGTTCCTCGAGTACGGCGACGCGGAAGCCGCGGCGTGGCTC
It includes:
- a CDS encoding LLM class F420-dependent oxidoreductase produces the protein MPLLDTPVRLGVQIQPQHATYTDIRDAALRFEDMGVDILFNWDHFFPLYGDPDGAHFESWTMLAAWAEQTERVEFGALVNCNSYRNPDLQADMARTIDHISAKGGEGRFIFGTGSGWFERDYDEYGYEFGTAGSRLNDLGDGLGRVTARWSTLNPAPTRHIPILIGGKGEQKTLRLVARHADIWHSFVDPQEIAHKVGVIERWAETEERDVSGLIVSNELKDRDAASADALFDAGTRLFTLGVNGPDYDVEIVRTWLAWRDAKNGGRA